A stretch of the Rhizomicrobium sp. genome encodes the following:
- a CDS encoding nuclear transport factor 2 family protein, which produces MSVEANKDAMRRALKAYGEGDFQPVLQLLHRDVVWTTQAPSALFRFGGVHHGHVEAVIGVSTIATDYTLHRYEIAEMIGEGDVVWMNARLDVTERKSGKHFGVALASRWEFRDGKAIGLTEYFDSATVALLQGSVAAAESLS; this is translated from the coding sequence TTGTCCGTCGAAGCCAACAAGGACGCGATGCGCCGCGCCCTGAAGGCCTATGGCGAAGGCGACTTCCAGCCGGTGCTCCAGCTGCTGCATCGCGATGTCGTCTGGACGACGCAGGCGCCGTCGGCGCTGTTCCGCTTCGGCGGCGTGCATCACGGCCATGTCGAGGCGGTCATCGGGGTTTCGACCATCGCGACCGATTACACCCTGCACCGCTATGAGATCGCCGAGATGATCGGCGAGGGCGATGTGGTCTGGATGAATGCGCGGCTGGACGTCACCGAACGCAAGAGCGGCAAGCACTTCGGCGTCGCGCTCGCCAGCCGCTGGGAGTTTCGCGACGGCAAGGCGATCGGTCTCACCGAATATTTCGACAGCGCGACCGTGGCGCTGCTGCAGGGTTCGGTGGCCGCCGCCGAGAGTCTGTCGTGA
- a CDS encoding HD domain-containing protein, whose amino-acid sequence MTEHPADRAQFKAMTEGTKDDWMKIAAAASSFNKALPDRVLAHLRMLAGDCGGFPVDRLEHSLQAATLAQRDGMDEEYVVCALMHDIGDILASASHAELGATIMRPYVSEANFWMMAHHGIFQGYYFFHHLGLDRDMRDQFRGHPHFERTAMFCARHDQNAFDPAYDTMPLEAFEPMVRRVLARPKNTIYMRPDQKIAAE is encoded by the coding sequence GTGACCGAACATCCAGCCGACCGCGCCCAGTTCAAGGCGATGACCGAGGGTACCAAGGACGACTGGATGAAGATCGCGGCAGCGGCGTCGTCGTTCAACAAGGCGCTTCCCGATCGCGTGCTGGCGCATCTTCGGATGCTCGCGGGCGATTGCGGCGGCTTTCCGGTGGACCGGCTCGAGCATTCGCTGCAGGCGGCGACGCTGGCGCAGCGCGATGGGATGGACGAGGAATATGTCGTCTGCGCCCTGATGCACGACATCGGCGACATCCTGGCCTCGGCCAGCCATGCCGAGCTCGGTGCCACCATCATGCGGCCCTATGTGTCGGAGGCCAATTTCTGGATGATGGCGCATCACGGCATCTTCCAGGGCTATTACTTCTTCCATCATCTGGGGCTGGACCGCGACATGCGCGACCAGTTCCGCGGCCATCCGCATTTCGAGCGCACCGCGATGTTCTGCGCCCGCCACGACCAGAACGCGTTCGACCCGGCCTATGACACCATGCCGCTGGAGGCGTTCGAGCCGATGGTCCGCCGGGTTCTGGCGCGGCCGAAGAACACGATCTACATGCGGCCGGACCAGAAGATCGCCGCGGAGTAG
- the rho gene encoding transcription termination factor Rho has protein sequence MKLQDLKSKSPTDLLAFAEELEIENASSMRKQDMLFAILKELAERNVEIMGQGVVETLQDGFGFLRSPESNYLAGPDDIYVSPSQIRRFGLRTGDTVEGPIRSPKDGERYFALLKVTTINFEDPEKIKHKVHFDNLTPLYPTRWLNMELKDPTIKDKTGRVIDIVAPQGMGQRSLITAQPRTGKTVILQNIAKAITANHPECYLIVLLIDERPEEVTDMQRSVKGEVISSTFDEPATRHVQVAEMVIEKAKRLVEHKRDVVILLDSVTRLGRAYNTVVPSSGKVLTGGVDANALQRPKRFFGAARNIEEGGSLTIIATALIDTGSRMDEVIFEEFKGTGNSEIILDRKVADKRVFPAIDILKSGTRKDELLLDKGTLAKTYVLRRILAPMGTIDAIEFLLDKLRSAKSNADFFDSMNT, from the coding sequence ATGAAGCTGCAGGATCTCAAATCCAAATCCCCCACCGATCTGCTCGCCTTCGCCGAAGAGCTCGAGATCGAAAACGCCTCGTCCATGCGCAAGCAGGACATGCTGTTCGCGATCCTCAAGGAACTCGCGGAGCGCAATGTCGAGATCATGGGCCAGGGCGTCGTGGAGACGCTGCAGGACGGCTTCGGCTTCCTGCGCTCTCCCGAATCCAACTATCTTGCGGGACCCGACGACATCTATGTCAGCCCGTCGCAGATCCGCCGCTTCGGCCTGCGCACCGGCGACACGGTCGAAGGTCCGATCCGTTCGCCGAAAGATGGCGAGCGCTATTTCGCGCTGCTCAAGGTCACGACGATCAATTTCGAGGACCCCGAGAAGATCAAGCACAAGGTCCATTTCGACAATCTGACGCCGCTCTATCCGACGCGCTGGCTCAACATGGAGCTCAAGGACCCGACCATCAAGGACAAGACGGGCCGCGTCATCGACATCGTCGCGCCGCAGGGCATGGGGCAGCGCTCGCTGATCACCGCCCAGCCGCGCACCGGCAAGACCGTCATCCTGCAGAACATCGCCAAGGCGATCACCGCCAACCATCCCGAGTGCTATCTGATCGTCCTGCTGATCGACGAGCGGCCGGAGGAAGTGACCGACATGCAGCGCTCGGTGAAGGGCGAGGTGATCTCCTCGACCTTCGATGAGCCGGCGACGCGCCACGTCCAGGTCGCCGAGATGGTGATCGAGAAGGCCAAGCGCCTGGTCGAGCACAAGCGCGACGTCGTGATCCTGCTGGATTCCGTCACCCGCCTCGGCCGCGCCTACAACACCGTGGTGCCGAGCTCGGGCAAGGTGCTGACCGGCGGCGTCGACGCCAATGCGCTGCAGCGCCCCAAGCGCTTCTTCGGCGCGGCGCGCAACATCGAGGAGGGCGGCTCGCTCACCATCATCGCGACCGCGCTGATCGACACCGGCAGCCGCATGGACGAGGTCATCTTCGAGGAGTTCAAGGGCACGGGCAACTCCGAGATCATCCTGGACCGCAAGGTTGCGGACAAGCGTGTCTTCCCGGCGATCGACATCCTCAAATCCGGCACCCGCAAGGACGAGCTTCTGCTCGACAAGGGCACGCTGGCCAAGACCTATGTCCTGCGCCGCATCCTGGCCCCGATGGGCACGATCGATGCGATCGAGTTCCTGCTGGACAAGTTGCGCTCGGCCAAGAGCAACGCGGATTTCTTCGACAGCATGAACACCTGA
- a CDS encoding CopD family protein encodes MSSLQMFLSNQLNWIKAFHVIAVIAWMAGMLYLPRLFVYHSEVAAGSPESEMLKRHEQLLLRRIVNPAMIAVWVFGLTMAILMQTYEETWFQIKFVLVLVMSGLHGFFAASVKRFARDANRHSTRFWRIVNEIPFVLVVAIVLLVILQPTFD; translated from the coding sequence ATGTCATCGCTGCAGATGTTCCTGTCGAACCAGCTGAACTGGATCAAGGCGTTCCATGTGATCGCGGTGATCGCCTGGATGGCGGGCATGCTCTATCTGCCGCGGCTTTTCGTCTATCACAGCGAAGTGGCGGCGGGCTCGCCGGAGTCGGAGATGCTCAAGCGTCACGAGCAGTTGCTGCTGCGCCGGATCGTCAATCCCGCGATGATCGCAGTGTGGGTCTTCGGCCTCACCATGGCGATCCTCATGCAGACCTATGAGGAGACCTGGTTCCAGATCAAATTCGTCCTCGTCCTGGTCATGAGCGGGTTGCACGGCTTCTTCGCGGCGAGCGTGAAGCGGTTCGCGCGGGACGCGAACCGCCATTCCACCCGTTTCTGGCGGATCGTTAATGAAATTCCCTTCGTGTTGGTCGTCGCGATCGTGCTGCTGGTGATCCTGCAGCCCACTTTCGACTGA
- the hemH gene encoding ferrochelatase has product MKLAVVLFNLGGPDSPAAVEPFLRNLFGDPAILTVPGIVRKPLAWFIARRRAPVARKIYEQIGGASPILKETQAQARALDKVLATQGVDARSFIAMRCWHPFSDEAAAAVKAWDPDKIVLLPLYPQFSTTTTASSFADWRRAAKRAELDKPTVRVCCYPEAKGFAQATAKLIRQAFACARPGVRYRLLLSAHGLPKRTIAKGDPYQWQVERSAAAIVEALGIEGLDWSVCYQSRVGPLEWIGPATDAEIRRAGIEGMGVIVAPIAFVSEHSETLVELDIEYAHLAKQAGVPDYLRVPAAGTQPDFIAALADLVVRAREAPSIVGGNGRDRFCPAGLAGCAQGGS; this is encoded by the coding sequence GTGAAGCTTGCCGTCGTGCTGTTCAACCTGGGAGGCCCGGATTCGCCGGCGGCGGTCGAGCCGTTCCTGCGCAACCTGTTCGGCGATCCTGCGATCCTGACGGTGCCCGGCATCGTCCGCAAACCCCTGGCATGGTTTATCGCGCGCCGACGAGCGCCTGTCGCGCGCAAGATCTACGAGCAGATCGGTGGGGCGTCGCCGATCCTGAAAGAGACACAGGCGCAGGCCAGGGCTTTGGATAAAGTGTTGGCGACGCAGGGCGTGGACGCGCGGAGTTTCATCGCCATGCGCTGCTGGCATCCGTTCAGCGACGAGGCTGCCGCCGCCGTGAAGGCTTGGGATCCCGACAAGATCGTCCTGTTGCCGCTGTATCCGCAATTTTCGACGACGACGACGGCCTCGTCCTTTGCCGATTGGCGACGGGCAGCGAAGCGGGCGGAGCTCGACAAGCCGACGGTGCGGGTTTGCTGCTATCCGGAGGCGAAAGGGTTTGCGCAGGCGACGGCGAAGCTCATCCGGCAAGCCTTCGCGTGCGCGAGACCGGGGGTGCGGTATCGGCTGCTGCTCTCCGCACATGGCTTGCCGAAGCGGACGATCGCGAAAGGCGATCCCTATCAATGGCAGGTCGAGCGCAGCGCGGCGGCCATCGTCGAGGCCTTGGGGATCGAAGGCTTGGATTGGAGCGTGTGCTACCAGAGCCGGGTCGGGCCGCTGGAATGGATCGGGCCCGCGACCGATGCCGAAATCCGCCGGGCAGGCATCGAGGGCATGGGCGTGATCGTCGCGCCGATCGCGTTCGTGTCGGAGCATTCCGAGACCTTGGTCGAGCTCGACATCGAGTATGCGCATCTGGCGAAGCAGGCCGGCGTGCCGGACTATCTGCGCGTACCGGCCGCCGGGACCCAGCCGGATTTCATCGCTGCACTGGCGGATCTGGTTGTGCGGGCGCGAGAGGCGCCGTCTATTGTCGGCGGGAACGGCAGAGACCGGTTCTGCCCGGCAGGTTTGGCGGGCTGTGCCCAAGGGGGAAGTTGA
- a CDS encoding pyruvate, water dikinase regulatory protein, whose product MSKTFHVHLVSDATGETLNSIAKAALAQFEDIEVEEHSYVLVRSSRQLDRVLEHITAWPGLVFFTLVNQELRRELIAHCTRASVPCLDVMEGPITKMREFLGQAETHRPGAQHDVDQRYLKRIEALNFTIQHDDGQALDSIDGAEVVLVGASRTSKTPTCVYLAIRGVRAANVPLVPGIPLPPQLLRIRGPLVVGLWASPDRLVQVRRNRLTTMGEARDTDYVELEAVRAEISNTRRLFETQDWPSIDVSRRSVEETAASVINLLAERRERRK is encoded by the coding sequence GTGAGCAAGACGTTTCATGTTCATCTGGTCTCCGACGCCACCGGCGAGACGCTCAATTCCATCGCCAAGGCAGCATTGGCGCAGTTCGAGGATATCGAGGTCGAGGAACATTCCTACGTCCTGGTCCGCAGTTCGCGCCAGCTCGACCGCGTGCTCGAGCACATCACCGCCTGGCCGGGCCTTGTGTTCTTCACTCTGGTCAACCAGGAACTGCGCCGCGAGCTGATCGCGCATTGCACCCGGGCGAGCGTGCCCTGCCTCGACGTGATGGAAGGCCCGATCACCAAGATGCGCGAATTCCTCGGCCAGGCCGAGACGCATCGCCCCGGCGCGCAGCATGACGTCGATCAGCGCTACCTCAAGCGCATCGAGGCGCTCAACTTCACCATCCAGCACGACGACGGCCAGGCGCTCGACAGCATCGACGGCGCGGAAGTCGTCCTGGTCGGCGCCAGCCGCACCTCCAAGACACCGACCTGCGTCTATCTTGCGATTCGCGGTGTGCGTGCCGCCAATGTGCCGCTGGTGCCGGGCATTCCGCTGCCGCCGCAATTGCTGCGTATCCGCGGGCCGCTGGTCGTCGGCCTGTGGGCGTCGCCGGACCGCCTGGTGCAGGTGCGGCGCAACCGGCTCACCACCATGGGCGAGGCCCGCGACACCGACTATGTCGAGCTCGAAGCCGTGCGGGCCGAGATCAGCAACACGCGACGGCTGTTCGAGACCCAGGACTGGCCGTCGATCGACGTCTCGCGGCGCTCGGTGGAAGAAACCGCAGCGTCCGTGATCAACTTGCTGGCCGAACGCCGGGAGCGGCGCAAGTGA
- a CDS encoding Maf family protein — MKFILASGSRSRRQILSAAAVPFTAVAADIDEDRLKDKLVAEGTPLSDIALHLAEAKACHVAAAHPAALVLGADQTLLFGDELVSKCADLAAARRLLARLRGHPHLLVGGMVLARGGTVLWRHVAISRLVMRDFSDAFLDDYLAAEGPDLLSTVGCYKLEGLGAQLFEAVEGDYFSILGLPLQPLLAELRTQGVLKT; from the coding sequence GTGAAATTCATCCTTGCCTCCGGTAGCCGATCGCGCCGCCAGATCCTCTCCGCCGCCGCGGTGCCCTTCACGGCGGTTGCCGCCGACATCGACGAGGACAGGCTCAAGGACAAGCTCGTCGCCGAGGGCACTCCGCTATCCGATATCGCCTTGCATCTCGCGGAAGCGAAGGCATGCCACGTCGCCGCCGCGCATCCCGCCGCGCTGGTCCTCGGCGCCGACCAGACGCTGTTGTTCGGTGACGAGCTTGTGAGCAAATGCGCCGACCTCGCCGCCGCGCGCCGTCTTCTCGCGCGACTGCGCGGTCATCCGCATCTGCTGGTCGGCGGGATGGTCCTGGCGCGCGGCGGAACGGTCCTCTGGCGCCATGTCGCGATCTCGCGGCTGGTCATGCGCGATTTCAGCGACGCCTTCCTCGACGACTACCTGGCCGCGGAAGGTCCGGATCTGCTGTCCACGGTCGGTTGCTACAAGCTGGAGGGCCTGGGCGCCCAGCTTTTCGAAGCCGTCGAAGGCGACTATTTTTCCATTCTCGGCCTGCCGCTCCAGCCGCTCCTGGCCGAGCTGCGAACACAGGGTGTGCTGAAGACATGA
- a CDS encoding shikimate dehydrogenase, giving the protein MRLTGAARVAGIIGWPVAQTFSPRLHGFWLEQTGVDGALVPLAVRPEDFSTVVSGLIKAGFRGSSITIPHKEAAFALAHDCDLAARAAGAVNLLIFHEDGRIAGRNTDATGLAESLRGDLGPDCVRGKTAVLLGAGGAARAACVALHDLGAAQIRILNRSRGRAEQLAAALAPHVTPRLVVFDQADWAKAAADAALVVHTTSAGMKGAPSLDLDLAALPKDAAVCDIVYNPLETPLLHRAREAGLRTVDGLGMLMHQGVPAFEAFFGVAPPVTPELRRHLEEALRAR; this is encoded by the coding sequence ATGAGGCTGACCGGCGCCGCCAGGGTTGCAGGCATCATCGGCTGGCCGGTGGCGCAGACTTTCTCGCCACGTCTGCACGGTTTCTGGCTGGAGCAGACCGGCGTCGACGGCGCGCTGGTGCCGCTGGCGGTGCGGCCGGAGGATTTCTCGACCGTCGTAAGCGGGCTGATCAAGGCGGGCTTCCGGGGGAGCAGCATCACCATCCCGCACAAGGAAGCGGCTTTCGCGCTGGCGCATGACTGCGACCTCGCGGCGCGCGCCGCCGGCGCCGTGAATCTTCTGATCTTCCATGAAGACGGCCGGATCGCGGGCCGCAACACCGATGCCACGGGCCTCGCGGAATCGTTGCGTGGAGATCTCGGACCCGATTGCGTGCGCGGCAAGACGGCGGTGCTGCTGGGCGCCGGCGGCGCCGCGCGCGCGGCCTGCGTCGCGTTGCATGACCTGGGTGCGGCCCAGATCCGCATCCTCAACCGCAGCCGCGGCCGTGCCGAACAGCTCGCCGCCGCGCTGGCACCGCATGTCACGCCCAGGCTTGTGGTGTTCGACCAAGCCGATTGGGCCAAGGCTGCGGCGGACGCCGCGCTGGTCGTCCACACCACCAGCGCGGGGATGAAGGGCGCCCCGTCGCTCGATCTCGATCTAGCCGCCCTGCCGAAAGACGCCGCGGTCTGCGACATCGTCTACAACCCGCTCGAGACGCCGCTGCTGCACCGTGCCCGCGAGGCTGGTCTGCGCACGGTGGACGGATTGGGGATGCTGATGCATCAGGGCGTACCGGCCTTCGAAGCGTTCTTCGGCGTCGCGCCGCCCGTGACGCCGGAGCTGCGCCGCCATCTCGAGGAGGCGCTGCGTGCCCGCTAA
- the coaE gene encoding dephospho-CoA kinase (Dephospho-CoA kinase (CoaE) performs the final step in coenzyme A biosynthesis.) encodes MPAKRPLHVGLTGSIGMGKSETAKMFARLGVPVYDADAAVHALYAPGGAAVDAVGAAFPGTVRDGAVDRAELSKHVTGDPEATKRLTAIVYPLMAGARAKFLADAEAAGADIVLFDIPLLFETGGDGAMDAVVVVSAPSHIQRARVLARPGMTAEKFDYLHARQMPDAEKRAKAHFVVVTDQGLAHAFDQVTMIVAALKDRRANGMI; translated from the coding sequence GTGCCCGCTAAGCGTCCGCTCCATGTCGGACTGACCGGCTCCATCGGCATGGGCAAGTCGGAGACGGCAAAGATGTTCGCGCGGCTGGGCGTGCCGGTCTACGACGCCGACGCCGCCGTGCACGCGCTCTACGCCCCAGGCGGTGCGGCGGTGGACGCGGTGGGCGCGGCCTTCCCCGGCACGGTGCGCGACGGCGCGGTCGACCGCGCGGAGTTGTCCAAACATGTCACCGGCGATCCCGAAGCGACCAAGCGGCTGACCGCGATCGTCTACCCCCTGATGGCCGGCGCGCGGGCGAAGTTCCTCGCCGACGCCGAGGCGGCCGGCGCCGACATCGTGCTCTTCGACATCCCGCTCCTGTTCGAGACCGGGGGCGACGGCGCGATGGATGCGGTTGTCGTCGTCAGCGCGCCATCCCATATCCAGCGCGCGCGGGTCCTGGCCCGCCCCGGCATGACGGCGGAGAAGTTCGACTATCTGCACGCCCGCCAGATGCCGGATGCAGAAAAGCGTGCAAAAGCTCATTTTGTGGTTGTGACAGACCAGGGGCTGGCGCATGCCTTCGACCAGGTGACGATGATCGTGGCGGCCCTCAAGGACCGTCGCGCCAATGGAATGATCTGA
- the dnaQ gene encoding DNA polymerase III subunit epsilon: MREIVLDTETTGFEPAEGHRIVEIGCVELFDHLPTGRSYRCYLNPERLVPPETTRVHGLTDEFLADKPKFAEVVEELLEFLGDSALVIHNASFDLKFVNSELHRVGKPLIPHARAIDTIEIAKAKIPGARYSLDELCRRFAIDLSARTKHGALLDAELTAQVYLELVGGRQRKLSLDPVAAATAGGTELRAARQRPEPLASRLSTDEAAAHAAFVAKELGKDPVWGTAAAA, encoded by the coding sequence ATGCGCGAAATCGTCCTGGATACCGAAACCACGGGCTTCGAGCCGGCGGAGGGCCACCGGATCGTCGAGATCGGCTGCGTCGAGCTGTTCGACCACCTGCCGACCGGGCGGAGCTATCGCTGCTATCTCAATCCGGAGCGGCTGGTGCCGCCCGAGACCACCCGCGTCCACGGCCTGACCGACGAATTCCTCGCCGACAAGCCGAAATTCGCCGAGGTGGTGGAGGAGCTGCTGGAATTCCTCGGCGACTCCGCCCTCGTCATCCACAATGCGAGCTTCGACCTCAAATTCGTCAACTCCGAATTGCACCGGGTCGGCAAGCCGCTCATCCCCCATGCCCGCGCCATCGACACGATCGAGATCGCCAAGGCCAAGATCCCCGGCGCCCGCTATTCGCTCGACGAATTGTGCAGGCGCTTCGCCATCGACCTCAGCGCCCGCACCAAGCATGGCGCGCTGCTCGATGCCGAGCTGACGGCACAGGTCTATCTTGAGCTGGTGGGCGGACGGCAGCGCAAGCTCTCGCTCGATCCGGTGGCGGCCGCGACGGCCGGCGGCACGGAGCTGCGCGCGGCGCGGCAGCGCCCGGAGCCGCTCGCATCGCGCCTCAGCACAGACGAGGCCGCGGCGCATGCGGCGTTCGTCGCGAAGGAATTGGGCAAGGACCCTGTCTGGGGCACGGCCGCGGCGGCGTAA
- the secB gene encoding protein-export chaperone SecB: protein MSATGAPSDNGTAAAPRIQIIAQYVKDLSFENPGAPAAMTIRPQIDLGVDLQAKRLDEQTFEVELKLRVTAKSAEDKSLFLLELAYAGLLQIVNVPEDVIQQVLLIEGPHLLFPYARRIISDAVRDGGMPPLMIEPIDFAGLYRSRAEQVQQMRASGATGTA from the coding sequence ATGAGTGCAACGGGTGCCCCCAGCGACAACGGAACGGCCGCCGCGCCGCGCATCCAGATCATCGCGCAATATGTGAAGGATCTCTCCTTCGAGAATCCCGGCGCGCCCGCCGCGATGACGATCCGGCCGCAGATCGACCTCGGCGTCGACCTGCAGGCCAAGCGCCTCGACGAGCAGACCTTCGAGGTCGAGCTCAAGCTGCGCGTCACCGCCAAGAGCGCCGAGGACAAGTCGCTCTTCCTGCTCGAGCTCGCCTATGCGGGCCTGCTTCAGATCGTGAACGTGCCCGAGGACGTGATCCAGCAGGTGCTGCTGATCGAGGGGCCGCATCTGCTGTTCCCTTACGCGCGCCGCATCATCTCCGACGCCGTGCGCGACGGCGGCATGCCGCCGCTGATGATCGAGCCGATCGATTTCGCCGGCCTCTACCGCTCGCGCGCCGAGCAGGTGCAGCAAATGCGCGCGTCGGGGGCGACGGGGACCGCGTAG
- a CDS encoding Tim44/TimA family putative adaptor protein: MPDTQYLEILLLAVVAGVVLFRLYMVLGRRTGHEQPRDNGYWARQPSPDAPQDNILPLPVRPDQAPPADPVARGVFDIKLADRGFEADHFVSGARSAYEMIVTAFARGERTQLKPLLSPEVFAAFDQVITGREQRKEKVEFTFVGFKDVKIVHAALLNRMAEITVAIGAQFISATTTADGTVIEGDAKSVRDVTDVWTFSRDVRARDPNWLLVATSGGMP, from the coding sequence ATGCCGGACACGCAATATCTCGAGATTCTCCTGTTGGCCGTGGTTGCGGGCGTCGTCCTGTTCCGGCTTTACATGGTGCTGGGCCGCCGCACCGGGCATGAGCAGCCGCGCGACAATGGTTACTGGGCGCGCCAGCCCTCGCCCGACGCGCCCCAGGACAACATCCTGCCGCTGCCCGTCCGCCCCGACCAGGCGCCGCCGGCCGATCCCGTGGCGCGGGGGGTGTTCGACATCAAGCTCGCCGATCGCGGCTTCGAGGCCGACCATTTCGTTTCGGGCGCCCGCTCCGCCTATGAGATGATCGTCACCGCCTTCGCCCGCGGCGAGCGGACGCAGCTCAAGCCGCTCCTGTCGCCGGAAGTCTTTGCCGCCTTCGACCAGGTCATCACCGGGCGCGAGCAGCGCAAGGAAAAGGTCGAGTTCACCTTTGTCGGTTTCAAGGACGTGAAGATCGTCCACGCCGCCTTGCTGAACCGGATGGCGGAGATCACGGTCGCGATCGGCGCCCAGTTCATCTCGGCGACCACGACCGCCGACGGCACGGTGATCGAAGGCGACGCCAAATCGGTCCGCGACGTCACCGACGTCTGGACCTTCAGCCGCGACGTGCGGGCGCGCGATCCCAACTGGCTGCTTGTGGCGACCTCCGGCGGCATGCCGTAA
- a CDS encoding MltA domain-containing protein, whose translation MKPRLVLALFLFLLGAGGFGVWYCLHRAPPAPEAFAPVAFADLPGWRQSDPAAALAAFRRSCMKILALPPRSAMGYAGTAADWRASCLKAAAARDPRRFFEGSFVPYPIGDAEGLVTGYYEPLLNGSATRHGVYQTPVYGPPADLVTVDLGLFRPEWKGEHIAGRVTGNRFVPYGTRAQIDAQPPATARVLFWCDDPVALFFLHIQGSGRVALDDGTVLRVTYAAQNGHPYTAIGRTLIRRGALARDHVSLQTIRAWLKSHPGEARGVMESDASFVFFEESPIGDPTLGPAGSEGVLLTPGGSVAVDAKVHPLGMPLFVAGGGVAGLFVAQDTGGAIRSARRADIFFGFGAEAEAAAGTLKAHARFYVLLPRSVVPGP comes from the coding sequence ATGAAGCCCCGCCTCGTCCTCGCGCTCTTTCTATTCCTGCTCGGCGCCGGTGGTTTCGGCGTCTGGTATTGCCTGCACCGTGCGCCGCCGGCGCCGGAGGCCTTCGCCCCGGTCGCGTTCGCCGATCTGCCCGGCTGGCGGCAGAGCGATCCGGCGGCCGCACTGGCCGCCTTTCGCCGCTCCTGTATGAAGATCCTCGCGCTGCCGCCCCGCAGCGCCATGGGCTATGCCGGGACGGCCGCCGACTGGCGCGCGAGCTGCCTCAAGGCCGCGGCGGCGCGCGATCCTCGCCGCTTCTTCGAAGGCAGCTTCGTGCCCTATCCCATCGGCGATGCCGAAGGACTCGTGACGGGTTACTACGAGCCGCTGCTGAACGGCAGCGCGACGCGCCACGGCGTCTATCAAACGCCCGTCTACGGCCCGCCCGCCGATCTCGTCACCGTCGATCTCGGCCTGTTCCGTCCCGAATGGAAGGGAGAGCACATCGCCGGCCGCGTCACCGGCAACCGCTTCGTGCCCTACGGCACCAGAGCCCAGATCGATGCGCAGCCGCCCGCCACGGCACGGGTGCTGTTCTGGTGCGACGATCCCGTTGCGCTGTTCTTCCTGCACATCCAGGGCTCGGGCCGCGTCGCGCTCGACGACGGCACCGTGCTGCGGGTGACGTATGCCGCGCAGAACGGCCATCCCTACACCGCGATCGGCCGCACCCTGATCCGGCGCGGCGCCCTGGCCCGCGATCACGTCTCGCTGCAGACCATCCGCGCCTGGCTGAAGAGCCATCCCGGCGAGGCGCGGGGCGTGATGGAAAGCGACGCATCCTTCGTCTTCTTCGAGGAAAGCCCCATCGGCGATCCGACGCTGGGACCGGCTGGCAGCGAGGGCGTGCTGCTGACGCCCGGCGGCAGCGTCGCGGTCGATGCCAAGGTCCATCCGCTCGGCATGCCGCTGTTCGTCGCCGGCGGCGGCGTCGCCGGCCTGTTCGTGGCGCAGGATACGGGCGGCGCGATCCGCAGCGCGCGCCGCGCCGATATCTTCTTCGGCTTCGGCGCCGAAGCCGAAGCCGCCGCGGGCACGCTCAAGGCGCATGCGCGTTTCTATGTGCTGCTGCCCAGATCGGTCGTGCCGGGTCCATGA
- a CDS encoding Smr/MutS family protein, producing MSRRKITPEERELFQQSFADTRPLHPATLKPSVPPKRAMRIVEGGTGVDGRTDARMRRGLLDPDAKLDLHGLTEQAAHRALLLFLRSAQARGHRLVLVVTGKGKPLAPDAPFDLELHARSRGVLKSSVPRWLNERDFAGLIANTATAHKKHGGTGAMYVYLRKPR from the coding sequence ATGAGCCGCCGCAAGATCACGCCGGAGGAACGCGAGCTCTTCCAGCAGAGCTTCGCCGACACGCGACCGCTGCATCCCGCTACGCTGAAGCCGTCCGTGCCGCCCAAACGGGCCATGCGCATCGTGGAGGGCGGCACCGGTGTCGACGGCCGCACCGATGCGCGGATGCGCCGCGGCCTGCTCGATCCCGACGCCAAGCTCGATCTTCACGGCCTCACCGAACAGGCGGCGCACCGCGCGCTCCTCCTGTTCCTGCGCAGCGCCCAGGCGCGCGGCCACAGGCTGGTTCTGGTGGTGACGGGCAAGGGCAAGCCCCTCGCGCCCGACGCGCCCTTCGACCTCGAACTGCATGCGCGCTCGCGCGGCGTGCTCAAATCCTCGGTGCCGCGCTGGCTGAACGAGCGCGATTTCGCCGGCCTGATCGCGAACACGGCGACCGCGCATAAAAAGCATGGCGGCACGGGCGCGATGTATGTCTATCTGCGCAAGCCACGATGA